A DNA window from Chitinibacter fontanus contains the following coding sequences:
- a CDS encoding type II secretion system F family protein translates to MSPPKPLPWRIRADLFLQLAALERAGLSAEQAFASLKRSGPLATRLEAMAKHLRRGKPVAKAGQLSGLFTPLESTLVAAACTAGSPANTYQRIGEQAALHARLSQQVYAQLFKPALLLVLGLIIGPLPALAAGKLGFGAYVISVIWPLLLIGLLMQMGRWIWQGIEQNPQPPFTSLLLQLPGLGGWYQRSLQRHFFGSLAMLLEAGVPMFDAIPSALETIHCAQLRNTRLLHDLQKGQSLSQSIGKYAWLNEPTIVALVQTGEASGRLPEMLERITGQLTADLTHSARQFAAWLPRLIYAGVALWMAWQLIGSNAFSQQLPEPLKHYET, encoded by the coding sequence ATGAGCCCGCCCAAACCACTTCCCTGGCGCATCCGCGCCGATCTATTTTTGCAGCTGGCTGCACTAGAACGCGCCGGACTATCCGCCGAGCAAGCCTTTGCCAGTCTTAAACGATCAGGCCCTTTAGCTACTCGGCTCGAAGCAATGGCAAAACATCTGCGCCGTGGCAAACCCGTCGCCAAAGCCGGACAGCTCTCGGGATTATTTACTCCACTGGAATCAACACTCGTTGCAGCAGCTTGCACTGCAGGCAGCCCAGCCAACACCTATCAACGGATTGGCGAGCAAGCAGCATTGCATGCGCGGCTAAGCCAGCAAGTGTATGCGCAGCTATTCAAGCCCGCACTTTTGCTAGTCTTGGGTTTAATCATTGGCCCGCTACCGGCGCTTGCCGCTGGCAAGCTAGGGTTCGGTGCGTATGTGATCTCGGTGATCTGGCCATTGTTGTTGATTGGTCTGTTGATGCAAATGGGTCGCTGGATTTGGCAAGGCATAGAACAAAATCCACAGCCCCCATTCACTTCGCTACTATTACAGCTACCCGGCTTGGGTGGATGGTACCAGCGCAGTCTGCAACGCCATTTTTTTGGCAGCCTGGCGATGCTATTGGAGGCGGGAGTGCCAATGTTTGATGCGATACCATCGGCACTCGAAACGATACATTGCGCTCAGCTGCGCAATACGCGACTACTGCACGATTTGCAAAAAGGGCAGAGTCTAAGTCAAAGCATCGGCAAATACGCCTGGCTGAACGAGCCTACTATCGTCGCCTTAGTGCAAACGGGGGAAGCAAGCGGCAGATTGCCTGAAATGCTAGAGCGGATTACTGGGCAGCTAACGGCAGACCTCACCCATAGTGCAAGACAATTTGCGGCATGGCTACCGCGCTTGATCTATGCAGGGGTGGCGCTGTGGATGGCGTGGCAATTAATTGGCAGTAATGCATTTAGCCAGCAACTGCCAGAGCCACTCAAACACTACGAGACTTAA
- a CDS encoding flagella synthesis protein FlgN → MGHHVTLENLIAAELEEVQRLLALLSQEQDALIDRQFDRVSQLIDAKSAALQQLELASTQRAQYCAAQALQSVDAIEAALGPAVQIWFDLLQNAKLAETMNRTNGQLIKTHEEVNQYLMSTLAAQRNPNVGYSADGKLSQLTSISRPFDRA, encoded by the coding sequence ATGGGTCATCACGTCACACTAGAGAATTTGATAGCCGCTGAACTTGAAGAAGTTCAGCGGCTTCTTGCTTTGTTGTCCCAAGAGCAAGATGCACTAATTGATCGCCAGTTCGATCGGGTTTCACAATTAATTGACGCCAAATCAGCCGCGCTGCAACAGTTAGAGTTGGCTAGCACGCAACGTGCACAATACTGCGCAGCGCAGGCACTACAAAGCGTGGACGCTATCGAGGCTGCATTAGGCCCCGCTGTGCAAATCTGGTTCGATCTGTTGCAGAATGCCAAGCTTGCGGAAACGATGAATCGCACCAATGGCCAATTGATTAAAACTCACGAAGAAGTAAACCAATATTTGATGTCTACACTGGCTGCGCAGCGTAACCCAAACGTCGGCTACAGTGCCGACGGCAAGCTGAGTCAGCTCACCTCGATCAGTCGTCCTTTCGATCGCGCTTAA
- the flgM gene encoding flagellar biosynthesis anti-sigma factor FlgM — MKIDNTGKPLASLGGKPSEIRSAASGKANETAPVESNSVNSKLSGVASNEATFDADKVAEIRAAIAEGRFSVKPEAIADGLLSSVKELLAR, encoded by the coding sequence ATGAAAATCGATAACACAGGCAAGCCATTAGCGAGTTTAGGCGGTAAACCGTCAGAAATTCGCAGCGCTGCCAGCGGCAAAGCTAATGAGACCGCACCTGTAGAAAGTAACAGCGTCAACAGCAAGCTCTCTGGCGTTGCGAGTAATGAAGCGACATTTGATGCCGATAAAGTAGCCGAAATTCGCGCCGCAATTGCTGAAGGTCGTTTTTCTGTTAAGCCAGAGGCAATTGCCGATGGTTTGTTATCGAGTGTGAAAGAGCTACTCGCACGTTAA
- the fliW gene encoding flagellar assembly protein FliW, translating to MDVFQSQFGPIEVDPDTIIHFPAGLPGFDDCKNYKLLHEEKPNPSVYWLQSLDDASVAFSIVGAEHLGFNYVLALDDDECASIDLTDPNEAMLFLILSRPENEAIRANTMAPLVLNLRSRKGLQKIGLKANIVFSNT from the coding sequence ATGGATGTTTTTCAAAGCCAATTTGGCCCCATCGAAGTTGACCCAGACACTATTATTCATTTCCCCGCAGGTTTGCCCGGTTTTGATGATTGCAAAAATTATAAACTTCTACATGAAGAAAAACCCAATCCAAGCGTTTATTGGCTTCAGTCGCTGGACGATGCCAGCGTAGCATTCTCAATTGTTGGGGCCGAACACTTAGGTTTTAACTATGTACTGGCCTTGGACGACGATGAATGCGCTAGCATTGATTTAACCGACCCAAACGAGGCAATGCTATTTCTGATTCTATCCCGACCAGAAAATGAAGCCATCCGTGCCAATACCATGGCGCCACTGGTGCTCAACCTCAGGTCGCGCAAGGGTTTGCAAAAGATCGGCCTCAAAGCCAACATTGTG